TTGAATTTTTTGACATTCTCCGCCACAAATGTCGTTTTTAAATGTTTACACCAATGCAAAACTGACTCAGGGAAGTCAGGCTCAAAATCAAGCATTCATATAATACATTCTTTTGAGTAGCAGAATAAGTAAGCCTTGTTGTTACAAGGTGTGTTAAAAGTATTCCATGGCACTCAGATAACTCCCACTGGAGTTTTATGGGATGAGGAATGTAGTTATGAGATATGTCATAACATTTCTTGTCAGCGTTTATGTTTGGGCAGCTTCAGGGGAAAAATCTGTTTTCCTGATGTATCCAAGGCTCTGCGTCTACCTAATTAGCTCTAAGACTATATAAAGTCCTATTAGCAATGGCAGGGAGACAAGCATCCCAAAAATCACCCTGCAAAATTGAGCAACAAACTGGTGTAAGACTAAGAAATTGTTGTCTGCATAAGCGTTTGACTTCATCTAATTGTAGTTTGTAGTTAGTTCCAAAGACTTACGCAGTACTAAGGACGTCGGCATGCAGCCCATATTCTTTTGCAAATATGAACGACGTGATTGATTGAGGTAGTGCAGCCTGCAGAATGTTTAAACAAAGCTTAGTCAGGCTATAGGCACAGGCAAATGTCAACAGCATTATAATGCATTACCTCCGTTGTTTTTAATAACACTCCAATATATTTGAAGATTTAAATTTAGAAAGTTTTATAAGGAGGTACCAGTtttttatttggaatttattaaCAATAATATGTAAAACCTCATGTACACTCATTTTAGTAAGGTTGATCTATTTCCGGAAAAAAATAATAGTAAGGTTGATCTGTAGAGAGGAACATCTTCTTGGTATATGAGATCGGACCTACATAACCCTACCATCATCCAGATGATAACTTTCCCACTATCTGGGTGGAGGCCAATTCCCCCCTCTTTTTAGACCACAAATTCTAGGAGACCAGGATTGACTTCAAACCTGTTCCAAGGACTGCTTAACATTCTCCCTGTTACCTCCAGTTTGTTAAGTTGAAGCAGTCTTTACCTTAAACAATCAGTAGCGCTTGTTTCACCAAAGCAAAACTGGCACCCCTTTGCATCTTTTATAATGTCATATATTGGGTTGGACTTGGAAGTGCTAACATGGGGCATTATGAAAGGATGACATGAACATCAGTCAGGCATCAAAGATGACATACTATTCTTTAACCATGACCCACATCAAAATCTTTATTGGTTCATATGAGGCTAATCATCTCCAGTGAAATGCGCATTAGCTGACATGATGAGGAGTAGGACTATATCTAAGTGCTGACTCCACAATGGCAACTACTGGTTTAAAAACCCTTAGCATTGATTTTGTTGCTGAACTTTCCGTATTACTATATGGATGCTAGTGTTTAACCAACAGTTTAGTCTGGTTCATACCTATGGGACTTTATGACAAGCATCTAATGAGTGGTTGCTAATGACTTGCTGTTTTGGACATGGCCCTTTTTCATCAGAGGATGACTACAGTCATATGGGGCCAGGCTCTACAACATGCCAAAAACAGGTGTTGTGCCCTTGCTTGCACTTTCTATAAGCCTTTCTTTTCCTTTAATTTAAGCACAGTTTCGATCCCCGACCGATTTCAACGATCTCCTCTCGTCCTCTCCAGGGGTCAAAATGTGGCACAACAATAGCAAATAGGGACATGCACTCTTCTTGGTATGAAAAAGAGAAGCTGCGCCGCCCCGTTGAAGGCCAACCCACTCCATGGTCAAGACAGCGCTCTAGAGTGATTTTGAGTGTCTATGGACACAAACAAACGGCAATTACCGGTCTGTGTTCCATGTTATTGGATATGTTTTTCAGTGTTTCACCTTTGTTGTGCATGATTTATAATGTTCTTAAACAAGATCAACACAGATGGCCGAGATGATAATTCTGCTAACTGCAATCACACAACTATACTGTTTGGAACGCGTACGTGTCCCATGCCACGTAATGATGTGATTAAACTATAACGAGTCTGTTATTGCTCCTGTGGTGCATGCTTAGCTTTTAAGCATTAGGCTCCATGTTTGTGGCTCTGCAGGCAGCGTTGGTCTCAAAAGCCCAAAGTGGCGAGGTTAGTGGTGCTGACAAACTAGGACTTGAATCTCAGATTGGGATTGCACATTTGTGTGTGTGGTCTTGAGGCAATTATACCTAATCTATATCGAATAAAGAAAACCTTTGGGCGGCTTTGTGTTCGTGTGGTAATGTTTTCTCCGCGGATGCGATCTAATGTCGGTGAAATCCAATCATGGTAGATGACTTTGTGAAAGCTTTTGTTAAAAATGCACAGTAAGGACCGAAGTGCTCTGCTTAAGCTGGTTTTCTTTTCTGGTCAAAAGTGAAGTCACGGGACTTTGCTATAAAGTGGTAAAAACTCTTCATTAGTTTGCTTGCATGCATGCCTGGGTGGATTGACATCAGCATAGCATCAACTCTGCGTAGCATTAACCAAGTGAAAATTCTCAGGTGTCAGGAAACAGAGACCAGATGTTCAGTAATACGCAGCCCCTTTGAGCATTTTGGCTTTGAAACGGTTTCGTAAACGCAAATTTGATCTTTAACCTTATAAACATGTCAGTAGAAAAGGGACCGGCTAGACATTGATAGCCGACCGATCAAAATCTTGTACCATCTCTGTCTATACATGAACTgtcaaaacgtcttatatttaggaacagagggagggTGTATCTTTTTTGTACTTACACGAATCACATGTTTAGGCCAGATGGTTTTTAGTGGTAACTTTAAAAACTTATTTCTCAGTTGCTTAATaaggggattcagaagcagaactGAATCTTCAGATTAGTGAAATTTTGTTGGACGCATGTAGAATAGCATCAAGGAGGTGAGGTGATTAGGGAGCGGTACGTGCCTGTATGATGGCGACCCGGAGGACGTCGCCGCGGAGGCCGACGGCGATGGAGCCGATGGCCATGGCGACCGGGCCGAGGCCGAACTTGAGGGCCAGGCCCAGGGCCGCATAGCTCGGCCCGCACGCCAGGATCTTCTCCTGCTGCGCCATGAACAGCCCTGCATGCACAGAAAAGTTAGCTAGCTAGTAGGAGTACTACTGCTCCGTACTAGAATAATCTTTTAAGTTTCTCTAGTAATATTTTTTGCCTTTCACTGCTGTTTTTTACGTTGCTGTCGACCACAGACAGCATGCATGCAACGTGAACGCAGAACCTGTGCCTTTTGGTGGATGGATTCCTCTGTAAATATTCTGTTGCTTTTGCTATATATGATTCTTTGTATTTCGTTTAGGTAATTATTACTAATAACCAAATGGAATATGTATTACTACTAGATGGGGTATTAGATACGGATGGAAACAAGTAGCGATGCAAAGCTTTGGAAGAGATAACTATGCGATACCTCTTCGATTAAGATTAATCACTATGCACCAGCAGTGCATGCACGTACGTAAATCTGGATAAAACATGCAAATGCTTGCATCATATTCACAAGTAATGGATTGATGACTCACCCATGCTGAACATGGCCATCCCCGTGCCTGACTTGGACATGATGAGCACCGAGTTCTCCAGGACACTTGGCAGCTCCATGTGTAGCCTGCATATTAATTTCATTTTCAGTGAGCACAAACTTATATATTGATATGGGGTACAAAAGATGGGCAGTAAAATAGTTCGTCCCATTGCATATCTACCGTGCATGCATATGCATTTGGGGAGCAGAAAAGAACTTCTAAACAAAATTATATGGCTGGCTCTAGTCTAGGGCTTGTGGAGATAGCATTAAAGCGGCATGCATATGCATACGCATGCAGTGTTGCATGGTGAGCGACACGTCGGATTGCACGTAGCACCATACCTGTTGGCAACACAGGCCCAGGTGATGCCGACGAAGCTGGCGTAGGTGTTGGGGTTGCGCGCCAGCTTGTGCGCCACCGTCTTCACCAGCCGCCACACCGACGGCTTGCCACCCACCTCCTCGGCGCCGCCGACCACCAGCACGGccacggcgccgccgccggccgcagcCTCGACGTCGGCCTTGATGGGCGACTCGGGCATCGCGGCGTCGTGGACGACGTTCTTCCTTCCGACGTCGACGTACATGCCGATGGCGGCCTTCCGGACCTCGAGCACGAAGAGGAGGAACGTGAGCCAGACGATGGCCTGGAAGACGGAGAGCTGCACGACGAGCTGCTGCGCCCACTCGCCGTACATGGCGCGTGCCATGGGCACGCCGACGACGAGCGAGTTTGTGAGCGTGGAGAGGGAGAAGCCGGTGATGGACCAGCCGGCGGCGCCCTTGCCGCCGCCGTTCCGGCCGAGGAGCCTGGCCCAGACGGCGATGACGGCGACGATGACGGCCTTGGAGATgacgtcggcggcgacggcgcggtaGTTGACCTGGAATGGGTCGGTGTGCAGCGTGAACTCGAAGGTGAAGAAGGGcagcgcgaagaaggcgacgagGCGGTTCACGGCGTCGCACTGCTCCCGCGTGAAGATGCGCCACCACCGCACCGAGCCGTAGCCCAGGAACAGCGCGAAGTAGAGCGGcgccgtcgccgccaccaccTTGTACACGTCCCCCCACCCGATCATCCTCACCTAGTGtggcccccttcttcctcctcggtcTCAGGCGGCGCCGGTGACccgcttcttcttcctcttgctgtCGAGACTAACTCGTGACCTCGTGCAAGCTAGGGATCGATCGAGCAAGAGAGAGTCTGTGTGTGTGCCCGGTGGAGTGAGAGCTATAGTGTGTGAGAGGCTGGGTGAGCTGGGGTGGCGAGTTTTATAGGGAGATTGGAGCGAGGTGGAAGAGACGAGCTGATTGCAGTGTGTGGCCAGGTGTTGGACATGTCACGGAAGCTCTAGCAAGCTAGCTAGTGGCCGGATGAAGGGACGGTTAGGTTTAGGGGAGAGAGGATCTTGTTCGCGCGCTTTTGGCGTTTCGAATCTGTGCGCGCATGCAGCGATGCGGGAGTGAACTTGGCTTGCTTTGCTTCGACGGGAGGAGACGAGAGGCGAGGCGGCTGACATGGACATACACATACGTGCAGTGCGCGTGCGTTCAGGTGCGCGCGACGGTACGTGTGGGTGTGGCCGAAAGCAGAGTGCCCGAGTCGTCCATGCCATCGAGGAGGTTGACATGGACGCATGCACATCCCATGCTTTCGGTTCGATCGAGCCCGGTCGGCGTACGTGCGTGCGCACGCTTATGGTTAGGGCATGTACAACAGACGAGACGGATGTTGTCTATAATACTCCTCCACATCATTTGCAGACAACATGTAGAGACAGCTACTACAACGGACTGTCTCTAGACTCGTCTAAAACTTGATGACGTGCATGCATATTTTAAGGGATTTCCTTCCCACGATGCGGCCCATGCCAAACGACGCACTCGTACAACGGCAAAAGATCGTCTGTAACTAGCGATTTTTTTTTTTTCAAGAATACGTCAACGGCATACCTTAACTTTATAGAAGAGGGATGTAACTAGCGATTGATATGGCAACAGATCGTCGTTATTTCTACCGACAGCCTCGTTCAGTTTCTCCTTTCTCTCTCTCCCACGTCAATTATTTTCCTATGTGGCAGGAGTTACAGACAGTTGATTGTACCCTGTTGTACATGCCCTTAGTGTTCAGTTGTTCACATCGCCAGCCGGTTGTACGTGTATCAGTGTATGTAGTTTGGAGAAGTTAAAGTTTATAAACTTTGACCAGATTTTTAGGATAAAGAACATAAACTTTGACCATCTGAATTTACATTTCATCTCGAATCTAGTGGTTTTGATTCGAAGCTGACAATTTTTTTACAAATTTGATCAAAAGTTCATTAAGTCTAACTTTTGACCCTTTGAAAAATATCCATGCACCAACTtagtcaaagtttacaaagtttgacctAAGACAAAGCTAATACTCCATCCACAATTAAAAATGGAGGGAGTGTGTAACAAATGGCAAGTGCCAGAGTTAAGTACTCCCTCCCCATAGTGCATGAGTTTTCCAAAAGTAAAACCGTATGAACTTTGATCAATTTCTTCTAAAAGTCAAACCGTATGAACTTTGATCAAATTTGTAAATAAACATTGACATCCACAATACCAAATGGGTTCCATAGAATCACCATTGAATGTATATATTTGAATCACCAATACGATCACTTCCTAAATAAATTACGTTTGAaattcaaatagttacattcctattgattcactacgtaaaattaggcataagaaaataaaaatgtaggtcataagacaagaaattttgtagtttatgtatattttacactatgtttttacgtttgtaattttatataacataaaatatttttacGGCGACTATATGTTTTCTTACAGTCTCTTTTTACATCGAAAATAAGAAAAAACTTACAGAACGTAAAATTACGGTGCATTGATGGTAAAATAgaggggggtgaagaataactattcctcacccagggtgacgaatagtcaatccctATATATTTGTTATTGTGAAAGTTTATGTTATTTTCTACAAATTTGGTCATACCTTATAAAGTTCTACTTAGGTCAAAACTTATATATGAAGTAAATAGAAACTCATAATTTGCATACAAGTAAAATGGATATATGCTCGATTGATCGATGCAATAAAAAGCTGGGAATAATAGGCACTTGCGCAACTAGCAAGCTAGATGACGATACATAAATACATGTAAAGCGCGCGTTGAAAGACAATGAAGCTATGGTGAAATGCTAGCATGATAACGAAAATCCATTTCTGCACCCGAGCTCATCTGCACCCGCGCCgacgaaaaaaatcaaaacaaatactagaaaaattcaaaaaaatccaaataaaatttgtGTGGTAGACAATTTGATGTGTGAGGCGCGCTCCAAATTTTAAGTCATTTGAGCATATgagcagctctcagcaaaaaagacaaattaaGGGTCTGTAAAAATGTTTACTGTCCATATACTGTTTTGgcccgatttgtcttttttgctgagagctgctcatatgtccaaatgacttgaaatttggggcgggcctcacgcatcaaattatctactACACAAATTTTATTtgaaattttttcaaatttttttaaattttttacgAATTTTTTTCTAACCaggtgcagatgagcctgggcaccAAAACGCCCTACTCGATAAGCATGATACTACTACTCATGCATGCTAGTGGTCTCAGGTCGGTACTCCTATATTGCTTCAAAAGTGCACCGCTAGCCACCTAGCATCTCCTGCTGGGGGCCTACGTACCTGAGGGGGACGAGAGGGAGACGTATCGTGTACGTGGTAAGTGGATCGATCAATCAAGCATATATGTCTGCATGAGGGAATACGGTGCGCAGTATAGTGATTTGTTCGAAATTCTAATCCGGCCCCATGCATGTTGTCCAAATTATTGTTATCATTTACCGATGCTGGCTAGTAGTAGCTCCGTATGCAAATATATCTCTGGTCGATCTTGAAACAGCGAGATGTATACACAAAGAACAAAGATACGCGGCGAATTTTTTAGTTTGTTCGGAAAGATAATGCGGAGAGAATTGGTGCATGTCGTGCACAAATAAGTTGGCCTGGAGAGTGACTGGGATATATACCTTGCATTAATGCCTTGCGTATCGATTTTGATTTTGGTTTTGAAGGGGTAATCCTCGTAGACATTGATTTGTTGTCGGCAAATGCATACGACAAAAGAAAACTAAAGTTCGGTCTCGTCCCTTGAAGAAGCGAGGTACGCAGTTCGTAGAGCCTCTTTGATTCAAACGATTTTATGCGAATTTTGAGGTATTGGAATTCTTAGGATTTTTTTGAAGTTATGTCTCGGCGCTTGAAGCCGTATGCAATGTTCATGATCTTCATCATTATCTACAGGACTCTTTATTCAAAGGATTTTTTACAGCAATTTTGAAGGATTGAAATCATTAGGATTTTTTCTTACGATGGCCGTCTGATTCATAGGATCAAATCCTATGGAGAAAAAACAAATTTAAGGATCCTTTTAGCCTTCACTCAAACCTCTTGAAAATAACTTCTTTTATTATGTAATCAAACAAGCCAAAGTCCTCTAGGATTCAAATAGACATGACATTGCAATCTTATGTTTTTGGAATCctacaaatcaaagaggcccttaacacattggggggggggggcttctcaCCGATTTGGGTTTTACCGTTGTTCTGTCTCCCTCCCAAAAAATTGGAGCCGTCCATTTCTTTACTCCACGGGATAAAAACCGAGTGGGGCAGCGGTAGAAACCCTAGTTAAAGTAGTTATGTAGGTAATTTGGTTGGCTGTCCTGGCCATGGGGCGACGAACCGCAGTCGCAGAGTGTCGCGGCGGCAATTTTAGGTGTGAGGTGTGTTTGTCAACGTGCGGAAGCCGAAGTGGTGGCTCTGTGTCATTTTAATTTTGGTGTCGTGCTATTGGTTGGGTGGGTGGCGGTGAACTGTGCATGTCCTAGGGTGCTCCTGACGTGGTTGTCGGC
The Aegilops tauschii subsp. strangulata cultivar AL8/78 chromosome 3, Aet v6.0, whole genome shotgun sequence genome window above contains:
- the LOC109742801 gene encoding probable auxin efflux carrier component 5a; the encoded protein is MIGWGDVYKVVAATAPLYFALFLGYGSVRWWRIFTREQCDAVNRLVAFFALPFFTFEFTLHTDPFQVNYRAVAADVISKAVIVAVIAVWARLLGRNGGGKGAAGWSITGFSLSTLTNSLVVGVPMARAMYGEWAQQLVVQLSVFQAIVWLTFLLFVLEVRKAAIGMYVDVGRKNVVHDAAMPESPIKADVEAAAGGGAVAVLVVGGAEEVGGKPSVWRLVKTVAHKLARNPNTYASFVGITWACVANRLHMELPSVLENSVLIMSKSGTGMAMFSMGLFMAQQEKILACGPSYAALGLALKFGLGPVAMAIGSIAVGLRGDVLRVAIIQAALPQSITSFIFAKEYGLHADVLSTAVIFGMLVSLPLLIGLYIVLELIR